TTTACGGTGCAGATCAGGCCAAACAAACACTTCAGTATCCGAATCATACAGACAGTGTAAAACCCCTTAGATCCAGATTCACTTGGCGTTCAGATCCCAACCAAATGTCCCTTTCAAATGTCAGTCTAAATAGTCATTCCAATTTTTACTCTTCACTTCTAGGCATGAACAACGTACGTGACGAAACAACATCCACCAGAAAAGTATTGATCACCTTCTTCCTCCTGGTCTTCCTTGTTTGCCTCCTGGTCTTCCTGTACATGTGGCTGAACCGCAAGACTAATGGCCAGTACACAGTCCGCCAACTGGTCTATGGGCAGGATGGGGCCAGGGACCGGATCATGGCTGGGGTCAGAGTCCTGGAAGTGCGGCTTGGGCGCCGGCTGTGGCCCCTTGGCGCGGATGAGGAGGCCATAAGAGAGGAGGAACACAAAAATGAAgagagggatgtggagagagggagcgagggaagggaaagtgagggggaggaggagggcgatgagagggaagacagaggggatgaCTCGTCGGATGACTACTCCAGCATGGAGGGCTGTGACCTGAGGGAG
Above is a genomic segment from Oncorhynchus masou masou isolate Uvic2021 chromosome 23, UVic_Omas_1.1, whole genome shotgun sequence containing:
- the si:ch211-119e14.1 gene encoding uncharacterized protein si:ch211-119e14.1; the encoded protein is MNNVRDETTSTRKVLITFFLLVFLVCLLVFLYMWLNRKTNGQYTVRQLVYGQDGARDRIMAGVRVLEVRLGRRLWPLGADEEAIREEEHKNEERDVERGSEGRESEGEEEGDEREDRGDDSSDDYSSMEGCDLRERAKLTCEKEEIREREEEREENMEEKWESKEDGESDEGAVGGEKSGEGGLLIDLHQFSGSAIWSEDRSDGGRDKDDVTAL